A genomic window from Flavobacterium phycosphaerae includes:
- a CDS encoding HD domain-containing protein, whose translation MTNFTNSDTPMLTDTFLQLVKKYSKDHELANNLWLEIFTKYSEPKRHYHTIAHLEAVFSDLKEVKSKVNDWDTMLFAVFYHDIIYKASSNTNEGDSAKIAMQRLSEIGYPAEKVAKCANMILATKKHELSEDSDTNYLIDTDLAILGKSSYDYQNYTEQIREEYAIYPDFMYANGRKKALQHFLQMESIYKTEYFSKKYEKQARVNIKNELETL comes from the coding sequence TTGACTAATTTTACAAATTCTGATACACCAATGCTAACAGATACTTTCCTTCAACTCGTTAAAAAATACTCCAAAGACCACGAATTGGCCAATAACCTTTGGTTAGAGATATTCACAAAATATTCCGAACCCAAAAGACACTATCATACTATTGCTCATTTAGAAGCAGTATTTAGCGATTTAAAAGAAGTAAAAAGCAAGGTTAATGATTGGGACACAATGTTATTTGCCGTTTTTTATCACGATATAATCTACAAAGCATCAAGTAATACCAACGAAGGAGATAGTGCAAAAATAGCCATGCAAAGGCTTTCTGAAATCGGCTACCCAGCAGAAAAAGTGGCAAAATGCGCCAACATGATTCTAGCAACCAAAAAACATGAACTTTCTGAAGACAGCGATACCAATTACTTAATTGATACAGATTTAGCAATCTTGGGTAAATCATCGTATGACTATCAAAATTACACCGAGCAAATAAGAGAAGAATATGCTATATACCCCGATTTTATGTATGCCAATGGCAGAAAAAAAGCGTTACAGCATTTTCTTCAAATGGAGTCTATTTACAAAACAGAGTATTTTTCAAAAAAATACGAAAAACAGGCAAGGGTTAATATTAAGAACGAACTCGAAACATTGTAG
- a CDS encoding DNA polymerase III subunit alpha produces MYLNCHSFHSLRYGTIPLEDLVTQAVGCSVTAMALTDINTVTGIYDFIKACKEVTIKPLVGIDFRNNGKQLYIGLARNRNGIAEMNRLVTKHNFENTLLPEVAPNFENVFVIYPFDNVPEELKEYEFIGICAEQLPKLYNYVWKRRIPKMVVLQSVTYRTKKEFNLHKILRAIDLNIIGSKLRDTDYCKVSEVMIPINKLMERFIDFPQIIQNTQTIITACNFEYDFYTPKNKKHYTTNKHDDIDLLTKLAYEGMIRRYGEHNTDAKARVEKELKVINDLEFSGYFLITWDIVQYSMSQGFLHIGRGSGANSIIAYCLDITNICPLELDLYFERFLNVNRKTPPDFDIDWSWRERDTILEYIFNKYGRDHVAFCGTNVEFKYRSIFREVGKVFGLPKEELDQLAKNPIVKHYKNEVVKMVQEYGMMLEKYPNQRSMHSCGIIISEEPITNFTALEMPPKGFPIVQFDMHVAEDIGFDKFDILSQRGIGHIDDTVKLIRENQGIEVDIRDTSISKNEQTCNNLLSQGKTIGCFYIESPAMRGLLRRLKCDNYKVLVAASSIIRPGVAQSGMMKEYIFRHNFPDRFEYFHDVFKEQLGETYGIMVYQEDVIKIALHYGGLPAADGDILRRAMSGKGRSKAALQKVKDNFFDSCAKQGHPVQLSQEIYRQIESFAGYSFCKAHSASYAVESYQSLYLKTYYPIEFMTAVINNFGGFYRTEVYIHEAKMSGAKIHNPCVNKSDYQTKVYGKNIYLGFQHLKSLESKMAELVVKERQENGLFISLEDFINRIPIGIEAIQILIFIGAFRFTGKPKNELLIIARLILINFKPENRNLMLLQEPVKEYKLPVLERSPFEDAFDEIELLDFPVSVTPFNLLQTKYRGDVMANDLTKHHKKTVKMLAYLISRKHVPTKRGDMYFGTWIDAQGEFFDTAHFADCLQKYPFKGGGCYLLLGQVEVDYHFPTITISKMEKMPFIPDPRYSATDEKRFQTQHQIREDVSMTHRAPYPQEHEINLPRQKMQNIQ; encoded by the coding sequence ATGTACCTCAACTGCCACTCCTTCCACTCCCTCCGCTATGGCACCATTCCTTTAGAGGATTTGGTAACACAAGCCGTTGGTTGTAGTGTTACGGCTATGGCACTAACCGATATCAATACCGTAACAGGAATCTATGATTTTATAAAAGCATGCAAAGAAGTAACCATAAAACCACTAGTGGGCATTGACTTCCGAAACAACGGTAAGCAGCTTTATATCGGACTGGCAAGGAACAGAAACGGAATTGCAGAAATGAACCGCTTAGTAACAAAGCACAATTTTGAAAATACATTACTTCCGGAAGTAGCACCAAATTTTGAAAACGTTTTTGTGATATATCCATTTGATAACGTACCGGAAGAACTCAAGGAATATGAATTTATAGGCATCTGTGCAGAACAGTTACCAAAGTTGTACAATTATGTTTGGAAAAGAAGAATTCCTAAAATGGTGGTATTACAATCCGTAACATATCGGACCAAAAAAGAATTCAACCTTCATAAAATACTAAGAGCAATCGACTTGAATATCATTGGCTCAAAATTGAGAGATACTGATTATTGCAAAGTATCAGAAGTGATGATTCCAATTAATAAACTTATGGAAAGATTTATTGACTTTCCTCAGATAATTCAAAACACCCAAACAATAATAACTGCATGCAATTTCGAATATGATTTTTACACTCCAAAAAATAAAAAGCACTACACTACAAACAAACACGATGATATCGATTTACTAACTAAACTGGCATACGAGGGAATGATTCGCCGCTATGGTGAACACAATACTGACGCCAAAGCAAGAGTGGAAAAGGAATTAAAAGTAATAAACGATTTAGAGTTCAGCGGTTATTTTCTCATTACATGGGATATTGTGCAGTACAGTATGAGCCAAGGTTTTTTGCATATTGGTCGTGGTAGTGGTGCCAACAGTATCATTGCGTATTGCCTCGATATCACCAACATTTGTCCCTTAGAACTCGACCTCTATTTTGAACGCTTTCTAAACGTGAACCGAAAAACACCTCCCGATTTCGATATTGATTGGTCTTGGCGCGAACGCGATACCATCTTAGAGTATATTTTTAATAAATACGGTAGAGATCATGTAGCCTTTTGTGGCACCAATGTCGAATTTAAATACCGCTCCATTTTTCGGGAAGTAGGCAAAGTATTTGGACTGCCCAAAGAAGAACTAGACCAGTTAGCTAAAAACCCAATAGTAAAGCATTACAAAAATGAAGTAGTCAAAATGGTTCAGGAGTATGGTATGATGCTCGAAAAATATCCCAATCAAAGAAGTATGCATTCTTGTGGTATTATCATCTCAGAAGAACCCATAACTAATTTTACCGCTTTGGAAATGCCACCAAAAGGCTTTCCCATAGTACAATTCGATATGCATGTCGCAGAAGATATAGGCTTTGACAAATTCGATATTCTTAGCCAGCGTGGTATTGGTCACATCGATGACACAGTAAAATTAATCAGAGAAAATCAAGGTATCGAAGTCGATATTCGTGATACTTCCATTTCCAAAAACGAACAAACCTGCAACAATCTGTTAAGCCAAGGCAAAACCATTGGTTGCTTCTATATAGAAAGTCCTGCTATGAGAGGTTTGCTAAGAAGATTGAAATGTGACAATTACAAAGTCTTGGTAGCAGCTTCATCCATTATCCGTCCCGGAGTAGCACAATCCGGAATGATGAAAGAATATATATTTAGACATAACTTTCCTGACCGATTCGAATATTTTCATGATGTTTTTAAAGAACAATTAGGAGAAACATACGGTATTATGGTATATCAGGAAGACGTTATCAAAATCGCATTGCATTATGGCGGGCTTCCGGCAGCCGATGGTGATATCCTTCGTCGTGCTATGAGTGGTAAAGGACGCTCTAAAGCCGCCTTGCAAAAGGTAAAAGACAACTTCTTTGATTCTTGTGCAAAACAAGGGCATCCAGTACAGTTAAGTCAGGAAATCTACAGACAAATTGAATCATTTGCCGGGTATTCGTTTTGCAAGGCACACTCGGCATCCTATGCTGTAGAAAGTTACCAAAGCCTATATCTCAAAACCTACTACCCTATTGAGTTTATGACAGCTGTAATCAACAATTTTGGAGGTTTTTATCGAACCGAAGTCTACATACACGAGGCCAAAATGTCCGGTGCAAAAATCCACAATCCATGCGTAAATAAAAGTGATTATCAAACTAAGGTATATGGTAAAAACATTTACCTAGGCTTTCAGCATCTAAAGAGCCTAGAATCCAAAATGGCTGAACTAGTTGTCAAAGAACGGCAAGAAAATGGATTATTCATTTCCCTTGAAGATTTTATCAACCGAATACCCATCGGAATCGAAGCCATACAAATACTAATCTTCATTGGCGCTTTTCGTTTTACAGGTAAACCAAAGAATGAATTACTGATAATAGCAAGATTGATTTTAATTAATTTCAAACCCGAGAACCGCAACTTAATGCTACTTCAGGAACCAGTCAAAGAATATAAATTACCGGTATTGGAGCGCTCCCCATTCGAAGATGCATTTGATGAAATCGAATTATTGGATTTTCCGGTTTCAGTTACCCCATTCAATTTATTACAGACCAAATACCGCGGCGATGTTATGGCAAACGATTTGACAAAGCATCACAAGAAAACCGTAAAAATGTTAGCCTATCTAATTTCAAGAAAACATGTTCCCACCAAACGTGGTGATATGTATTTCGGAACTTGGATAGATGCTCAAGGCGAGTTTTTCGACACAGCCCATTTTGCCGATTGCTTGCAAAAATATCCATTCAAGGGCGGAGGATGTTATCTATTGTTGGGTCAGGTTGAGGTAGATTATCATTTCCCAACCATCACCATATCCAAAATGGAAAAAATGCCATTCATCCCCGACCCCCGTTATTCTGCCACAGATGAAAAGCGTTTTCAAACCCAACATCAAATACGTGAAGATGTGAGTATGACCCATCGGGCACCCTATCCGCAGGAACATGAGATTAATCTGCCAAGGCAAAAAATGCAAAACATTCAATAA
- the dinB gene encoding DNA polymerase IV, with protein MSRAIVHMDLDTFFVSCVRLENSQLNGIPIIVGGGERGVVASCSYEARYFGVRSAMPIRMAMQLCPQAKIVKGDMELFSKKSHEVTQIIEENSPLVEKASIDEFYLDITGMDKFYGCYKWTNELIQTITKETGLPISFALSVNKTVSKIATGEGKPKGNLEIPQNMVRPFLNPLSIRKIPMVGEVTFNLLSRLGIRNIEKLSETPAEVLQSMIGKNGIELWKKANGIDNTPVQPYTERKSLSTEHTYLQDTIDIKKVESLILGMVEKLCYQARSEQWLVSTLSVKIRYANFDTENQQRKVAYTSCDHILGKVALELFNKLYNRRMRIRLVGVTFTGLVRGTYQINMFEDTEEMLALYQALDKMKNRYGFDSVGRANAILKNRT; from the coding sequence ATGTCACGCGCTATTGTCCACATGGATTTAGACACCTTTTTCGTCTCTTGCGTAAGGTTAGAAAACTCGCAATTAAACGGAATTCCGATTATCGTTGGTGGAGGAGAAAGAGGCGTCGTGGCATCATGTTCTTATGAAGCAAGGTATTTTGGTGTCCGTTCAGCAATGCCGATACGAATGGCAATGCAACTTTGCCCACAGGCAAAAATTGTAAAAGGTGACATGGAATTGTTTTCCAAAAAATCACACGAAGTAACCCAAATAATCGAAGAGAATTCTCCATTAGTTGAGAAAGCAAGTATCGACGAATTCTATTTAGATATTACGGGCATGGATAAATTTTATGGCTGCTACAAATGGACAAATGAATTGATACAAACCATCACAAAAGAAACGGGACTCCCAATAAGTTTTGCACTTTCCGTTAACAAAACGGTTTCAAAAATTGCTACAGGAGAGGGCAAACCAAAAGGCAATTTAGAAATTCCACAGAACATGGTTAGACCATTCCTAAATCCATTATCAATCCGTAAAATTCCAATGGTAGGCGAAGTAACTTTCAATCTACTCTCCAGACTCGGAATTCGGAACATCGAAAAGTTATCCGAAACTCCTGCCGAGGTTTTGCAAAGCATGATTGGAAAAAACGGAATTGAATTATGGAAAAAAGCCAACGGAATTGATAACACTCCAGTCCAACCCTATACCGAAAGAAAATCCCTTTCCACAGAACATACCTATCTTCAAGACACCATCGATATCAAAAAAGTAGAATCATTGATCTTAGGCATGGTCGAAAAACTCTGCTATCAGGCAAGATCAGAACAGTGGCTAGTTTCTACTCTTTCAGTAAAAATAAGATACGCCAATTTCGATACAGAAAATCAACAAAGAAAAGTAGCGTATACGTCATGTGATCATATTCTGGGAAAAGTGGCTTTGGAACTATTCAATAAATTATACAATCGTCGCATGCGCATCCGATTGGTTGGAGTAACATTTACAGGCTTAGTCCGAGGCACCTATCAAATTAACATGTTTGAAGACACCGAAGAAATGTTAGCATTATACCAAGCATTAGATAAAATGAAAAACCGCTATGGCTTCGATTCAGTCGGTCGTGCTAATGCCATATTAAAAAACAGAACTTAA
- a CDS encoding XRE family transcriptional regulator, which translates to MSIFSDNLRYLRVKSGMTQQKIADELRIPRERYAKYEGTTDPPLDCLQKISRYYHVSIDLLLSFDIRRVPYENLIQLEENRILLPITVDSSGENKIEILSEKAQAGYLSGYSDPEFIEALQHISLPFLRNGKYRAFPVTGDSMPPHKEGSFIVGEYVEKLDDIIDGKTYILVTKTNGIAYKRLTKRGGDLIEVKSDNTIYEPYEVKASEILELWRFASSIATKEFEHDDLSLLSVKDVMQGLRNDFTALRAEFEQRKKPN; encoded by the coding sequence ATGTCTATATTTTCTGATAACCTGAGATACCTACGCGTCAAAAGTGGTATGACGCAGCAAAAGATAGCGGATGAATTGCGGATTCCGCGGGAGCGTTATGCCAAGTATGAAGGAACCACTGATCCGCCATTGGATTGCCTGCAGAAGATTTCACGTTACTATCATGTTAGTATCGATTTGTTGTTGTCTTTTGATATCCGCAGAGTGCCTTATGAGAATTTGATACAATTAGAGGAAAACAGAATTTTGCTTCCTATTACTGTTGACAGCAGTGGGGAAAACAAGATTGAGATTTTGTCTGAAAAGGCACAGGCGGGATATCTTTCTGGCTACAGTGATCCAGAGTTTATAGAAGCATTGCAACATATTTCGCTACCGTTTTTAAGAAATGGAAAATATAGAGCTTTCCCGGTAACGGGAGATTCGATGCCTCCACATAAAGAAGGCTCGTTTATAGTAGGTGAATATGTGGAAAAACTTGACGATATAATTGATGGAAAGACTTATATCCTAGTTACCAAAACCAATGGCATAGCCTATAAGCGGCTTACAAAAAGAGGGGGGGATTTGATAGAGGTTAAATCTGATAATACCATTTATGAACCCTATGAAGTTAAAGCATCTGAAATACTTGAACTATGGCGTTTTGCCTCAAGTATTGCTACAAAGGAATTTGAGCACGATGATCTGAGTTTACTGAGTGTTAAAGATGTAATGCAGGGTCTTAGGAATGATTTTACCGCTTTGAGAGCTGAGTTTGAACAGCGGAAAAAGCCTAATTAA
- a CDS encoding SOS response-associated peptidase yields the protein MCYYTQQGKAAAELTDYYSRNIDNPGNVLQSDFINGFSYPNLPIVLDTKPDIITTNYTWGLIPTNRDKDFRKSTLNARVETLQEKVSFAPSINNRCLIIVSAYFDWHWNDPAGKSKTKYQIHSNTDEIFFLAGIYNSWQDKNGEIWNTYSIVTTEANDFMKYVHNRKEAEGDQRMPIHIKREDEKAWLDAKNSTMDFAYPNYNPPLIGF from the coding sequence ATGTGCTACTACACCCAACAAGGCAAAGCGGCCGCTGAACTTACCGACTATTACAGCCGCAATATTGATAATCCTGGCAATGTACTACAATCCGATTTCATAAATGGTTTCAGCTATCCCAATCTCCCGATTGTACTCGACACTAAACCGGATATAATCACAACCAACTATACATGGGGCCTGATTCCAACCAATCGTGACAAGGACTTCAGAAAAAGCACCCTAAATGCTCGTGTCGAAACCCTGCAAGAAAAAGTATCCTTTGCCCCTTCCATAAACAACCGTTGTTTAATAATTGTCTCCGCCTATTTTGATTGGCATTGGAACGACCCTGCTGGTAAATCCAAAACAAAATATCAAATACATTCGAATACAGATGAAATCTTTTTCTTAGCTGGTATATACAATAGTTGGCAGGACAAAAACGGAGAAATTTGGAATACCTACAGCATTGTTACCACAGAAGCCAATGACTTTATGAAATACGTGCACAATCGCAAAGAAGCTGAAGGTGACCAGCGCATGCCTATTCATATAAAAAGAGAAGATGAAAAAGCATGGCTCGATGCCAAAAACAGTACTATGGATTTTGCATATCCTAACTATAATCCTCCATTGATAGGCTTTTAA